Proteins encoded by one window of Blautia faecicola:
- a CDS encoding transposase, whose amino-acid sequence MSRTRRNFSAKFKSELVIELLKGEKDLNTIATENNIQPNLLRNWKKEFLDKASVVFDDTREDNLKEKLALERKEKAEYAKKVGQLTMQVDWLKKKSEETLGPDYESKFSPKPFED is encoded by the coding sequence ATGTCTCGAACAAGAAGAAATTTCTCCGCCAAATTCAAATCAGAATTAGTGATTGAACTGCTCAAAGGAGAAAAAGACTTAAATACAATCGCAACCGAAAACAATATTCAGCCGAATCTTCTCCGCAACTGGAAGAAGGAGTTCCTCGATAAAGCATCTGTGGTTTTTGATGACACACGAGAGGATAACCTGAAAGAAAAGCTCGCTTTAGAGCGCAAGGAAAAAGCTGAATATGCGAAAAAAGTTGGCCAGCTCACCATGCAGGTGGATTGGTTGAAAAAAAAATCTGAAGAAACACTTGGACCTGACTACGAGAGTAAATTTAGTCCAAAACCTTTTGAAGACTAA
- a CDS encoding DDE-type integrase/transposase/recombinase, with amino-acid sequence MQQAKVCPYLLRNAVIDRPNQAWSIDITYIPIKRGFLYLTAVIDWYSRCIVGWEVDDTLDTRMVITALKKAL; translated from the coding sequence ATGCAACAGGCTAAAGTCTGCCCGTATCTGCTACGTAACGCCGTTATCGACCGTCCAAATCAGGCATGGTCAATCGACATTACATACATCCCCATTAAGCGTGGATTCCTGTATCTGACCGCTGTGATTGACTGGTACAGCCGCTGTATCGTTGGCTGGGAAGTCGATGATACTCTGGATACCAGAATGGTCATAACTGCGTTAAAAAAGGCGTTATAG
- a CDS encoding integrase core domain-containing protein, translating to MAKPVILNSDQGCQFTSNEYMNFLKENQIRQSMDGKSRWADNIMIERWFRSFKYEEAYLTQYNNIREARKAIGKYVHTYNFERCHSALNNQTPASCYYPILLLDDHAA from the coding sequence GTGGCAAAACCTGTTATCCTGAATTCAGATCAGGGCTGTCAGTTTACAAGCAATGAGTACATGAATTTCCTCAAAGAGAACCAGATCCGTCAAAGCATGGATGGTAAAAGCCGGTGGGCTGACAATATCATGATTGAACGATGGTTCCGAAGCTTCAAGTACGAGGAAGCATATCTGACCCAATATAACAATATCAGAGAAGCACGGAAGGCAATCGGTAAATATGTGCACACTTACAACTTTGAACGTTGTCATTCTGCACTCAATAATCAGACACCTGCATCCTGCTATTATCCGATTCTGTTACTGGATGATCATGCAGCCTAA
- a CDS encoding alanine/glycine:cation symporter family protein: MEKFSQLVTWVDGKVWGWGMILLLLGTHLFMTVRTGFIQRKTITKGIKLSVSKEPDADGEVSQFGALATALASTIGTGNIIGVGTAVALGGPGAVLWCWLTGVFGIATKYSESLIAVKYRVKTEDGRMQGGAMYALERGLHMRWLGLIFAVFAGFASFGIGCATQVNAIATVCNENLHINKAVVGIIVGVLTAVVIFGGIKSIARVCERLVPFMALFYVLGCIVILGINYDYIIPAITTICRLAFQPGAAAGGLVGSGIMLAMRYGVARGLFSNESGMGSAPIAAAAAQTRNPVRQALVSSTGTFWDTVVVCLMTGLVLVSTIMKNPAINANEITDGGVLTSLAFDQIPIIGPLILVVGIISFAFSTILGWAYYGERCVEYFAGKKGLIPYRVLYIAVAVIAPVVALDVVWDIADILNALMAIPNLIAVLLLSPIIVKETKKYLDDLDAKDDTEIPVIKK, encoded by the coding sequence ATGGAAAAGTTCAGTCAACTGGTAACCTGGGTGGACGGAAAAGTCTGGGGCTGGGGGATGATTCTGTTACTTCTCGGAACTCATCTTTTCATGACCGTCCGAACCGGGTTTATCCAGAGAAAAACAATCACAAAAGGAATCAAGCTTTCCGTATCCAAAGAACCGGATGCCGACGGTGAAGTCAGTCAGTTCGGAGCACTTGCCACTGCGCTGGCATCTACGATCGGAACCGGAAATATTATCGGTGTGGGAACTGCCGTTGCCTTAGGTGGTCCTGGTGCCGTTTTATGGTGCTGGCTTACCGGTGTGTTCGGTATCGCGACGAAATACAGTGAATCACTGATTGCAGTAAAATATCGCGTCAAAACCGAAGATGGACGAATGCAGGGTGGTGCCATGTACGCACTGGAACGCGGTTTGCATATGCGGTGGCTGGGGCTGATCTTTGCTGTATTTGCCGGGTTTGCTTCGTTCGGTATCGGATGTGCCACACAGGTTAACGCCATCGCTACTGTCTGCAATGAGAATCTTCACATCAATAAAGCAGTTGTCGGAATCATCGTTGGCGTTCTGACAGCAGTTGTCATCTTTGGTGGAATCAAAAGCATCGCAAGGGTCTGTGAACGATTGGTTCCGTTTATGGCACTTTTCTATGTGCTTGGCTGTATCGTGATTCTTGGAATTAATTATGACTATATCATACCTGCAATCACAACTATCTGTCGCCTGGCATTCCAACCGGGAGCAGCAGCCGGCGGTCTGGTAGGAAGCGGTATCATGCTGGCGATGCGTTACGGAGTTGCCCGTGGACTGTTTTCCAATGAATCCGGTATGGGTTCTGCACCGATTGCCGCAGCGGCAGCACAGACTCGAAACCCTGTACGCCAGGCACTGGTATCCTCCACCGGAACTTTCTGGGATACTGTAGTTGTATGTCTGATGACCGGTCTGGTACTGGTTTCTACGATTATGAAAAACCCGGCTATCAATGCCAATGAGATCACCGATGGTGGTGTACTGACCTCCCTTGCCTTCGATCAGATTCCGATCATCGGACCTTTGATCCTTGTCGTTGGAATTATTTCCTTCGCATTCTCTACGATCCTTGGATGGGCATATTATGGGGAACGTTGCGTGGAATACTTTGCAGGGAAAAAGGGACTGATACCTTATCGTGTGTTATATATCGCCGTGGCTGTGATCGCCCCGGTAGTAGCCCTTGATGTAGTATGGGACATCGCCGATATCCTGAACGCCCTGATGGCAATCCCGAACCTGATCGCCGTACTGCTCCTTTCCCCGATTATTGTGAAAGAAACGAAAAAATACTTGGATGACCTGGATGCGAAAGATGATACGGAGATTCCGGTGATTAAAAAATAG
- a CDS encoding CvpA family protein, which yields MKKGKIKALLVLLVIVLAGIYYYVTIPAINIHSTGIWIFILLVLVLILAAYAAKKKFTSIREVKSSKFLKIGGIVLMVVLLVFAAGSILSSPIVNAKQYRNLLTIEERDFSEDIQPVNFSQIPLLDKDSAMILGNRKMGSMVDMVSQFEVSDLYSQINYQEKPVRVTPLVYASPIKWLTNQSQGIPAYIMIDMTTQDTSLVKLDKPIRYSEAEYLNRNIYRHLRFHYPTYIFDQLSFEIDDNGTPYWVCPVRKYTIGLFGGATIGRVVLCNAQTGECQDYALKDCPEWVDRANPADLLIQQYNYYGTLVHGYINSIFGQKGCLKSTDGYNYMAMEDDVWVYTGVTSVSGDQSNVGFVLINQRTRETRYYKVNGAEEYSAMGSAEGQVQNLGYKATFPILLNISNEPTYFMALKDGAGLVKKYAMVNIQKYQNVAIGDTVSACQDAYVKLLNTSGITAGNESDFKTVTGTIQRIAQSVIDGNSHFYLVLNGHSEIFDVPVQDYLQVVTLQEGDTVTVEYLEGTPVCTVLNLE from the coding sequence ATGAAAAAAGGAAAAATCAAAGCGCTTCTAGTGCTGCTGGTGATCGTTCTTGCGGGGATTTATTATTATGTAACAATCCCGGCGATCAACATTCATTCTACGGGAATCTGGATTTTTATCCTGTTGGTACTCGTATTGATTCTGGCAGCTTATGCAGCTAAAAAGAAGTTTACCAGCATCCGTGAGGTGAAAAGCAGCAAGTTTCTGAAAATCGGAGGCATTGTACTGATGGTTGTACTGCTTGTATTTGCAGCAGGAAGCATCTTATCTTCCCCCATCGTAAACGCAAAACAGTATCGAAATCTGCTGACCATCGAGGAACGCGACTTTTCGGAAGATATCCAGCCAGTGAATTTCAGTCAGATTCCGTTGCTTGACAAAGACAGCGCGATGATTCTTGGAAACCGAAAAATGGGAAGTATGGTAGATATGGTTTCTCAGTTTGAGGTCAGCGATCTGTATTCGCAGATCAATTATCAGGAAAAACCGGTTCGCGTGACTCCACTGGTCTACGCAAGCCCAATCAAATGGCTGACCAACCAGTCGCAGGGAATCCCGGCGTATATTATGATCGATATGACGACACAGGATACCTCGCTGGTAAAACTGGACAAACCGATCCGTTATTCTGAGGCAGAATATCTGAACCGGAATATTTATCGCCATCTGCGTTTTCATTATCCAACCTATATCTTCGATCAGTTAAGTTTCGAGATTGACGATAATGGCACTCCTTACTGGGTCTGCCCGGTGCGGAAGTATACAATTGGACTTTTTGGTGGTGCAACAATCGGCAGAGTTGTCCTGTGTAATGCCCAGACAGGAGAGTGCCAGGATTACGCGTTAAAAGACTGTCCGGAATGGGTAGACCGTGCCAATCCGGCAGATCTTCTGATTCAGCAGTATAATTATTATGGAACACTGGTACACGGTTATATCAACAGCATCTTCGGACAGAAAGGCTGTCTGAAATCTACAGACGGATATAATTACATGGCGATGGAAGACGATGTATGGGTATACACCGGTGTGACTTCTGTCAGCGGAGATCAGTCCAACGTAGGATTTGTTCTGATCAATCAACGTACCAGAGAGACACGATATTATAAGGTAAACGGAGCAGAAGAGTATTCGGCGATGGGATCTGCGGAAGGGCAGGTTCAGAACCTTGGGTACAAGGCAACTTTCCCGATCCTTCTGAATATTTCCAATGAACCAACATACTTTATGGCATTGAAAGACGGTGCCGGACTGGTAAAAAAATACGCGATGGTAAATATCCAGAAATACCAGAATGTTGCCATCGGAGATACCGTATCCGCCTGCCAGGACGCTTATGTGAAACTCCTGAATACCAGTGGAATTACTGCTGGAAATGAGAGCGATTTCAAAACTGTCACCGGAACGATCCAGCGGATCGCGCAGAGCGTTATCGACGGCAATTCCCATTTTTACCTGGTATTAAACGGACATTCCGAGATCTTCGATGTCCCGGTTCAGGATTATCTGCAGGTCGTAACATTGCAGGAAGGAGACACGGTTACCGTAGAATACCTGGAAGGAACTCCGGTTTGTACGGTGTTGAACCTGGAGTAG
- a CDS encoding hydrolase, whose amino-acid sequence MDYIAREDALALLKRYNQDPFHLQHAFTVEAVMKWYANELGYAEDAEYWGIVGLLHDIDFEQYPEEHCLKAPELLREGGVGEDIIHSVVSHGYGITIGCGVTLDVAPEHEMEKVLFAADELTGLIWAAALMHPSKSTKDMELKSLKKKYKSKGFAAGCSREVIQRGADQLGWELEKLLTMTMEAMKATEDTINAECESL is encoded by the coding sequence ATGGACTATATAGCAAGAGAAGATGCACTGGCATTATTAAAAAGATACAATCAGGATCCGTTTCATCTGCAGCATGCATTTACCGTGGAAGCTGTAATGAAATGGTATGCTAACGAACTTGGATACGCTGAAGACGCAGAATACTGGGGTATCGTAGGACTTCTGCATGATATTGATTTTGAACAGTATCCGGAAGAGCACTGCCTGAAAGCACCGGAACTTTTAAGAGAGGGAGGCGTTGGTGAAGATATCATCCACAGTGTAGTCTCCCATGGATATGGTATCACGATCGGATGTGGTGTTACTCTTGATGTAGCACCGGAACATGAGATGGAAAAAGTACTGTTTGCAGCCGATGAACTGACCGGACTGATCTGGGCGGCAGCGCTGATGCATCCTTCCAAAAGTACAAAAGACATGGAACTGAAATCCTTAAAGAAAAAATACAAAAGCAAAGGATTCGCTGCAGGATGCTCCAGAGAAGTCATCCAGCGCGGAGCCGATCAGCTCGGCTGGGAACTGGAAAAACTGCTGACGATGACAATGGAAGCAATGAAAGCAACCGAAGATACGATTAATGCGGAGTGTGAATCTCTGTAA
- a CDS encoding DUF6718 family protein, whose amino-acid sequence MCYLIAKNNQGGSSLAIQMMHGKELAKLKQKLLSDLPGEEIQLLTVSRPSAYTEYEPFCFMDTPDHFAQEVKNSFS is encoded by the coding sequence ATGTGTTATCTGATTGCAAAAAATAATCAGGGTGGGAGCAGTCTGGCAATTCAGATGATGCATGGAAAAGAACTGGCAAAATTAAAGCAGAAACTTCTCTCGGATCTTCCCGGTGAAGAAATACAGCTGCTTACTGTCAGCCGTCCGTCTGCATACACGGAGTATGAACCGTTTTGCTTTATGGATACGCCGGATCATTTTGCACAGGAAGTGAAAAACAGTTTTTCCTGA
- a CDS encoding nucleotidyltransferase family protein, with protein MVEDILKKDGLSFALLRKLSFRTRLEENLAQAISCLDEAFLTEELKNIVVWYDSSDILSGLPIDYRIKSLQAILRKYQRASGESRVERVFNDILGFRTLCDNYEEILRLREAKNISVADMSNGKTHDDGYRGVYIYYQYGHRHYPIEIQYNTYYDRQMNNWLYKYVWSKHYPANVGITLRREYERGRIRTECECEEVLWDVLSDCKK; from the coding sequence ATGGTAGAAGATATTTTGAAGAAAGACGGACTGTCTTTTGCCCTGCTGCGAAAGTTGTCCTTTCGAACCAGACTGGAAGAGAACCTGGCTCAGGCAATCAGCTGTCTGGATGAAGCGTTTCTTACAGAAGAACTGAAAAATATCGTCGTCTGGTATGATTCCAGTGATATTTTATCCGGACTTCCGATTGATTACCGCATCAAAAGTCTTCAGGCGATCCTGCGGAAATATCAACGGGCATCCGGGGAAAGCCGGGTAGAGCGGGTATTTAACGATATCCTCGGTTTTCGGACATTATGCGATAATTACGAGGAAATTTTACGTCTGAGAGAAGCAAAGAATATTTCCGTTGCAGACATGTCCAACGGGAAAACACACGATGACGGATACCGCGGTGTGTATATCTATTATCAGTATGGCCACCGACATTATCCGATCGAGATTCAATATAATACTTACTATGACCGTCAGATGAACAACTGGCTGTATAAATATGTATGGAGTAAACATTATCCGGCAAATGTAGGAATCACCCTGCGAAGAGAGTACGAGAGAGGAAGAATCCGAACAGAATGTGAATGTGAGGAGGTGCTTTGGGATGTGTTATCTGATTGCAAAAAATAA
- a CDS encoding helix-turn-helix domain-containing protein: protein MDYIIMENGEKILLETQQKVTIQRTVDIYKQYRKELGLTQSELGKRAGISQPNITRFESGNYNPSLEFLVKIAGAMGKKVKVTLED, encoded by the coding sequence ATGGATTATATCATTATGGAAAACGGAGAAAAAATTCTTTTGGAAACTCAGCAGAAAGTGACGATTCAGCGAACCGTCGACATTTACAAACAGTACCGCAAAGAACTGGGACTGACGCAGAGTGAACTTGGAAAACGTGCCGGTATCTCTCAGCCGAACATCACCCGTTTTGAGAGCGGAAATTACAACCCCAGTCTGGAATTCCTGGTAAAGATTGCCGGAGCTATGGGTAAAAAAGTGAAAGTTACTCTGGAAGATTAA
- a CDS encoding right-handed parallel beta-helix repeat-containing protein, which produces MRIYVDVNAVRNGNGTEQTPFRKINDAAKIAQPGDEVLVFPGTYREYVDPIYAGREDARITYRSVKPLGAVITGAEEIKTWTPYQDNTWVCRVANSVFGSYNPYTTAVYGDWYFAKADKHTGCVYLNGRAMYEAVTLDECLRGEVYSCSWVPEESVYKWYAEQDTEKDETVIYANFQGKDPNVENVEINVRRECFFPSKTGVSYITVSGFTICKAATTWAPPAAFQDGMIGPHWSKGWIIEDCDISNSKCAGISVGKYLDPDNDHYFTYKQVKSPTQMERDAVCRGQYHGWLKEKVGSHIIRRNNIHHCEQGGIIGRMGGVFSVIEDNHIHHINNMMEQGGAEIAGIKMHAAIDVLYQRNHIHHCTMGIWCDWEAQGTRITQNLLHDNQRPSYAQNLKGGMMSQDLFVEVGHGPTLIDNNILLSDAALRFATQGVAMVHNLICGSLTCVGEGTGWRYTPYHIPHRTEVMGFMTILHGDDRFYNNIFVQKWPKEDVITPHDSDDGYDTENRLAGTWTFDEYPTYEEWISQFDFTKPVDMVKLEPVHFGHLPVWSEGNVYLGGAKAWKKERNGLTVAENREDVKVELVEKEDGYHLETNIYEFLKGFTGRMINTEVLGNAFEPEQPFENADGTPIRFDEDYFGNHRGVATVPGPFADAEDAEKMLYVK; this is translated from the coding sequence ATGAGAATCTATGTAGATGTGAATGCTGTACGTAACGGAAATGGAACCGAACAAACTCCTTTTCGAAAAATCAATGATGCTGCAAAGATCGCACAACCGGGTGATGAGGTTTTAGTGTTCCCGGGAACTTACCGTGAATATGTAGATCCAATCTATGCCGGACGTGAAGATGCCCGGATCACCTATCGCAGTGTAAAGCCACTGGGTGCTGTGATTACCGGTGCGGAGGAGATTAAAACCTGGACACCGTATCAGGACAACACCTGGGTATGTCGTGTGGCAAATAGTGTGTTCGGTTCTTATAACCCATATACGACTGCAGTATATGGTGACTGGTATTTTGCAAAGGCAGACAAACATACCGGCTGCGTATATCTGAATGGTCGTGCGATGTATGAGGCAGTAACCCTGGACGAGTGCCTGCGTGGGGAAGTTTATTCATGCAGTTGGGTTCCGGAAGAATCCGTATACAAATGGTATGCCGAACAGGATACCGAAAAAGACGAGACCGTGATCTACGCCAATTTCCAGGGAAAAGATCCGAATGTGGAAAACGTGGAAATCAATGTTCGTCGTGAGTGCTTCTTCCCGTCAAAAACAGGGGTAAGTTATATTACAGTCAGCGGATTTACCATTTGCAAGGCAGCAACCACCTGGGCACCGCCGGCAGCATTTCAAGACGGTATGATCGGTCCGCACTGGAGCAAGGGATGGATCATCGAGGACTGCGATATCTCCAACAGCAAATGTGCAGGTATCTCCGTAGGTAAATATCTGGATCCGGATAACGATCATTATTTTACATATAAACAGGTAAAAAGTCCGACACAGATGGAACGTGACGCTGTATGCCGCGGACAGTATCATGGCTGGCTGAAAGAAAAGGTAGGAAGTCATATCATCCGCAGAAATAACATCCATCACTGTGAACAGGGTGGTATCATCGGTCGTATGGGCGGCGTGTTCAGCGTGATCGAGGACAACCACATTCATCACATTAATAACATGATGGAACAGGGAGGTGCAGAGATTGCAGGTATTAAGATGCATGCAGCGATCGATGTTCTGTATCAGCGCAACCATATCCATCACTGCACGATGGGAATCTGGTGTGACTGGGAAGCGCAGGGAACACGAATCACGCAGAACCTGCTCCATGACAACCAGCGTCCGTCCTATGCACAGAACTTAAAAGGCGGCATGATGTCTCAGGATCTGTTTGTGGAAGTGGGACATGGACCGACACTGATCGACAACAATATTCTTCTGTCTGATGCTGCCCTTCGTTTCGCAACACAGGGTGTAGCAATGGTACATAACCTGATCTGTGGTTCTCTGACCTGTGTTGGTGAAGGAACCGGCTGGAGATATACACCGTATCATATTCCGCACCGTACAGAGGTGATGGGATTCATGACGATTCTTCACGGGGATGACCGTTTCTATAACAATATTTTTGTACAGAAATGGCCGAAAGAAGATGTGATTACCCCTCACGATTCCGATGATGGATATGACACGGAAAATCGTCTGGCTGGTACCTGGACATTCGACGAGTATCCGACATATGAGGAATGGATCTCACAGTTTGACTTTACAAAACCGGTGGATATGGTAAAACTGGAACCGGTACACTTTGGTCATCTGCCGGTATGGAGCGAGGGCAATGTGTATCTCGGAGGAGCAAAAGCATGGAAAAAGGAAAGAAATGGTCTGACCGTAGCAGAGAACAGGGAGGATGTGAAGGTTGAACTGGTGGAAAAAGAAGACGGATATCATCTGGAAACCAATATCTATGAGTTCCTGAAGGGCTTTACCGGAAGAATGATCAACACTGAAGTGCTTGGAAATGCCTTCGAACCGGAACAGCCGTTCGAAAATGCAGATGGAACACCGATCCGGTTTGACGAAGATTATTTCGGAAATCACCGCGGTGTGGCAACTGTGCCCGGACCATTTGCCGATGCAGAAGATGCTGAAAAAATGCTTTATGTAAAATAG